In the Natronoglycomyces albus genome, CCACCGGCTGCGACAGCGGCTGGGTCCCGGAGCCGAGATAGTCCTAGCCGAGGCATCCGACCGACTCGGCGGCAAGATCCACTCGCTGCCTTTCGCGGGGCTCACCGTCGAGGCTGGAGCCGAATCGCTACTGGCAGCCAGGCCCGAGCCAGCCGCTCTGGCCGAAGAAGTAGGTCTTGGTGAGGCGCTGCGCCGACCGGGCGAGTATCCGGCGGCGCTCCTGTTGGATGGAGAACTCAAGCCGTTCCCCGCTGGCACCTTTATGGGTCTGCCGCGCACCATCGACGACATCGCCAGCTACCTCAGCACCGAGGGCCTAGCCGAGGCCAAACGTGAACGACCCACCTCCGGTCCGCTCTTGGGGCCCGAGGAAGACCGATCCATTGGAGACTTGGTAGCGCAGCAACTGGGAATAGAGGTGCGTGACCGGCTCCTCGAACCCATCCTCGCCGGGATATACGCGGGCGACCTCGACCGCCTTTCGGTGGCCGCGGTCATGCCGCAGCTGGCGACGCACCTTCGCACCCACCAGAGGCTGACCGACGCGGTCTGCGCGATGTTGCCAGCGCCAGAGCCGAACCAACCCAAGCGTCCCAACCCGCTGGCCACCATCGAGGGTGGTCTGGGACGCCTCGTGCGTGCTACGGCCCAACACGCGAAACCGGATTTGCGTCTTCGCACCACGGTGCGTCAGCTGCGCGGCCGCCCTGGCGGCGGCTGGCATGCGGTGTGTGGACCGGTTCCCTACCCGTCACTGATCGCCGCCGACGCGGTCGTGGTGGCCGTGCCAGCCACACCAGCGGCCCAACTGTTGGAGGGGCATGCGACAACTGCGGTCGCCGCGTTGAGAGAGGTGGACTACGCGTCGGTGGCTTTGGCTACTTTCGCGTTCCCATCTGGCACCACGCTTCCCGCACATTCGGGATTCTTGGTCCCGGCCAGCAGCGGTCACGAGATCAAGGCCGCCACCTTTTTCACCCGCAAGTGGCCACATCTGACCACGGAGGATGCGCCAGTGATCATGCGGGTGTCACTAGGGCGATACGGGGCCGTGCGCTCGCTGCAACGCCCCGACGCCGACCTGGCCAACCTCGCGTTGCGCGAAGTTCGCGCTTGCTTGGGGTCCGATGGCGGCACCGAACTACCAGAACCTCTTAAATGGAGAGTCAATCGGTGGGGGGGCGGGCTCCCGCAATACACGCCCGGACACTCCTTGCGCATGAGCCAGGCGCGGGCCGAACTGGCCCAACTGGGTGGCATCGCGCTGGCGGGGGCCGCTGCCGATGGTGTCGGCATCGCCGCCTGCATTGCCTCAGGCAGGGCGGCCGCGGATTCCGTGGCCGACCAGGTGTT is a window encoding:
- the hemG gene encoding protoporphyrinogen oxidase, with product MARVLVIGGGIAGLTAAHRLRQRLGPGAEIVLAEASDRLGGKIHSLPFAGLTVEAGAESLLAARPEPAALAEEVGLGEALRRPGEYPAALLLDGELKPFPAGTFMGLPRTIDDIASYLSTEGLAEAKRERPTSGPLLGPEEDRSIGDLVAQQLGIEVRDRLLEPILAGIYAGDLDRLSVAAVMPQLATHLRTHQRLTDAVCAMLPAPEPNQPKRPNPLATIEGGLGRLVRATAQHAKPDLRLRTTVRQLRGRPGGGWHAVCGPVPYPSLIAADAVVVAVPATPAAQLLEGHATTAVAALREVDYASVALATFAFPSGTTLPAHSGFLVPASSGHEIKAATFFTRKWPHLTTEDAPVIMRVSLGRYGAVRSLQRPDADLANLALREVRACLGSDGGTELPEPLKWRVNRWGGGLPQYTPGHSLRMSQARAELAQLGGIALAGAAADGVGIAACIASGRAAADSVADQVL